In Enterobacter cloacae, the following are encoded in one genomic region:
- a CDS encoding outer membrane assembly protein AsmA produces the protein MRRVLTTLMILLVVLVAGLSALVLLVNPNDFRAYMVRQVEARSGYELKLDGPLRWHVWPQLSILSGRMSLTAPGATQPLVSADNMRLDVALFPLFSHQLQVDQVMLKSAVIQLTPQTEAVRNADAPVAPRENTLPDGASDTGWSFDIGKLKVADSVLVFQHEDNDQVTVRNINLKMEQDAHHRASVDFSGRVNRDQRDLTLSLNASVNASDYPHQLTADIQQLNWQLTGADVPAQGITGQGTLQAVWREEQKQLELDNLNLQANDSSLKGQASVSLEQKPKWVLNLQFDNLNLENLLVTQAAAPDSDVQQSGQSQMKQTRPVISSNIDQPDYNGLRGFTADILLKANSVRWRGIDFTNVSSQMFNHNGLLVVSELSGKMGTGHVSLPGSLDVRTEPASAEFQPRLDNVEIGTILKAFNYPISMTGQLTLAGDFSGAKIDADAFRRDWQGQAHVELKDSRMEGLNFQQLVQQAVERSSNVQAQENYDSATRLDSFTSDLTLDNGQLSLGGMQGSSSLLSLTGEGSLDLVKETADTRFNVRVLSGWQGESKLVDFLKETPIPLSVYGKWQALNYSLQVDQILRKHLQDEAKRRLNDWADRNKDSQTGKDAKKLLNKL, from the coding sequence ATGAGAAGAGTTCTGACAACGCTGATGATATTGCTGGTGGTGCTGGTTGCTGGCCTTTCAGCGTTGGTTCTGCTGGTTAACCCTAATGATTTCCGTGCCTATATGGTGCGGCAGGTTGAAGCGCGCAGCGGTTATGAACTGAAGCTGGATGGGCCGCTGCGGTGGCACGTCTGGCCGCAACTCAGCATTCTCTCAGGCCGTATGTCGTTAACCGCACCGGGGGCCACTCAGCCGCTGGTATCGGCCGATAACATGCGTCTTGATGTGGCGCTGTTCCCGCTCTTTTCACACCAGTTGCAGGTAGACCAGGTGATGCTGAAAAGCGCGGTCATTCAGCTTACCCCACAAACTGAAGCCGTGCGAAACGCGGATGCGCCGGTTGCACCACGTGAAAACACCCTGCCAGATGGGGCGTCTGATACAGGCTGGTCATTTGATATCGGTAAACTGAAAGTGGCCGACAGTGTGCTGGTTTTCCAGCATGAAGATAATGATCAGGTCACTGTACGCAACATTAACCTGAAGATGGAGCAGGACGCGCACCATCGTGCCTCGGTGGATTTCAGTGGACGAGTAAACCGCGATCAGCGCGATCTGACCCTGTCGCTGAATGCCAGCGTGAATGCGTCGGATTATCCGCACCAGCTCACGGCAGATATTCAGCAACTGAACTGGCAACTGACGGGGGCCGATGTTCCTGCTCAGGGAATTACCGGCCAGGGAACGTTGCAAGCCGTATGGCGTGAAGAACAAAAACAGCTGGAGCTGGATAACCTTAACCTGCAGGCGAACGACAGCAGCCTGAAAGGGCAGGCGAGTGTTTCTCTTGAACAGAAGCCGAAATGGGTGCTGAACCTGCAGTTTGATAATCTGAACCTGGAGAACCTGCTCGTGACCCAGGCCGCCGCACCGGACAGTGATGTGCAGCAATCGGGGCAGAGTCAGATGAAACAGACGCGCCCGGTTATCTCCTCCAATATTGATCAGCCAGACTATAACGGTCTGCGCGGGTTCACGGCAGACATTCTGCTGAAAGCCAACAGCGTGCGCTGGCGCGGCATTGACTTTACCAATGTGAGCAGCCAGATGTTTAACCATAACGGGTTGCTGGTTGTCTCCGAGCTGAGCGGCAAAATGGGGACCGGGCATGTTTCTCTGCCTGGCTCGCTGGATGTGCGTACAGAACCCGCCAGCGCGGAGTTCCAGCCGCGTCTCGACAACGTTGAGATTGGTACGATCCTGAAAGCCTTTAACTACCCGATATCCATGACGGGGCAGCTGACGCTGGCCGGGGACTTTTCCGGGGCGAAGATCGATGCTGACGCCTTCCGCCGCGACTGGCAGGGGCAGGCTCATGTTGAGCTAAAAGACAGCCGTATGGAAGGACTCAACTTCCAGCAACTGGTTCAGCAGGCGGTTGAACGCAGCAGTAACGTCCAGGCCCAGGAAAATTACGACAGCGCAACGCGTCTCGATAGCTTTACCAGTGACCTGACGCTGGACAACGGGCAGCTCTCTCTGGGCGGCATGCAGGGCTCTTCATCCCTGTTGTCGTTAACGGGCGAAGGCTCGCTGGATCTGGTGAAAGAGACGGCAGATACCCGTTTTAACGTGCGTGTGCTTTCCGGCTGGCAGGGTGAAAGCAAACTGGTCGACTTCCTGAAAGAGACGCCGATCCCGCTTAGCGTGTACGGCAAATGGCAGGCGCTGAATTACAGCCTTCAGGTGGATCAGATCCTGCGTAAGCATCTGCAGGATGAAGCCAAACGTCGGCTGAACGACTGGGCGGATCGGAATAAGGATTCACAGACAGGGAAAGATGCGAAGAAGCTGCTCAATAAGCTTTGA
- the dcd gene encoding dCTP deaminase has translation MRLCDRDIEAWLDEGRLSITPRPPVERINGVTVDVRLGNKFRTFSGHTAPFIDLSGPKDEVSAALDRVMSDEIVLDEGDAFYLHPGELALAVTFESVTLPADLVGWLDGRSSLARLGLMVHVTAHRIDPGWSGRIVLEFFNAGKLPLALRPGMMIGALSFEPLTGPAERPYNRRQDAKYRDQQGAVASRIDKD, from the coding sequence ATGCGTCTTTGTGATCGCGATATAGAAGCCTGGCTGGATGAAGGCCGCCTGTCTATTACCCCGCGCCCGCCGGTGGAGCGTATCAATGGTGTGACCGTTGACGTGCGTCTGGGAAATAAATTCCGCACCTTTAGCGGCCACACTGCACCGTTTATCGACCTCAGCGGGCCGAAGGACGAAGTCAGCGCGGCGCTTGATCGTGTGATGAGTGACGAAATTGTCCTCGACGAGGGTGATGCGTTTTACCTGCATCCGGGTGAGCTGGCGCTGGCGGTGACGTTTGAATCCGTCACGTTGCCTGCGGATCTGGTTGGCTGGCTTGATGGCCGTTCTTCTCTGGCGCGTCTGGGGCTGATGGTACACGTGACCGCGCACCGTATCGATCCAGGCTGGTCGGGCCGTATCGTGCTGGAGTTCTTCAACGCCGGTAAACTACCGCTGGCACTGCGCCCGGGTATGATGATTGGCGCGCTGAGCTTTGAACCCCTGACAGGTCCGGCAGAGCGTCCTTATAACCGCCGTCAGGATGCAAAATATCGCGACCAGCAGGGTGCGGTTGCCAGTCGTATTGATAAAGACTGA
- the udk gene encoding uridine kinase, whose protein sequence is MTDKSHQCVIIGIAGASASGKSLIASTLYRELREQVGDEHIGVIPEDSYYKDQSHLSMEERVKTNYDHPNAMDHSLLFQHLEALKNGQAIELPVYSYVEHTRTQETIRIEPKKVIILEGILLLTDARLRESMNFSIFVDTPLDICLMRRIKRDVNERGRSMDSVMAQYQKTVRPMFLQFIEPSKQYADIIVPRGGKNRIAIDILKAKISQFFE, encoded by the coding sequence ATGACTGATAAGTCTCATCAGTGCGTCATCATAGGCATCGCCGGCGCATCGGCTTCAGGTAAAAGTCTTATTGCCAGTACGCTTTACCGCGAACTGCGTGAACAAGTTGGTGATGAGCACATCGGCGTCATTCCCGAAGATAGCTATTACAAAGACCAATCCCATCTGTCGATGGAAGAGCGCGTAAAAACGAATTATGATCATCCAAATGCAATGGATCACAGCCTGCTGTTCCAGCATTTAGAAGCGCTTAAGAATGGCCAGGCGATTGAACTGCCTGTCTATAGCTACGTGGAACATACCCGCACGCAGGAAACGATTCGCATCGAGCCGAAGAAGGTGATTATCCTCGAAGGCATCCTGCTTCTGACCGACGCGCGTCTGCGTGAATCCATGAACTTCTCTATTTTTGTCGATACCCCACTGGATATTTGCCTGATGCGCCGCATTAAGCGCGACGTTAACGAACGTGGCCGTTCGATGGACTCTGTCATGGCGCAATACCAGAAAACCGTCCGTCCGATGTTCCTGCAATTTATCGAACCATCCAAGCAATACGCCGATATCATCGTGCCTCGCGGCGGTAAAAACCGCATTGCTATTGATATCTTAAAAGCGAAAATCAGCCAGTTCTTTGAATAA
- a CDS encoding diguanylate cyclase, translating to MNKQYQRVLVTTPHPLLRLVCLGLVTFIFTLFSLELTRSGTLLAPLWFPTAIMMVAFYRHAGKMWPGIALACSFGNILATWMLFSWEATSFTYLSINLIEAFIGAVILRKWLPWYNPLQNLGDWIRLAIGSALIPPLVGGVLVHFLIPSPEPLRTFLVWVLSESIGSLALVPLGLLFKSHYLLRHRNPKLLLETLLTMAATLTLSWVAVTWVPWPFTCVIVLLMWSAVRLPRMEAFLVFLVTVMVISLMIARNPLPLATQNASAMLNAPWLPFLMMLLPANVMTMVMYAFRAERKHITESEERFRNAMEYSAIGMALVGVEGQWLQANKALCSFLGYSQKELQSLTFQQLTWPEDLNSDLKLLEQLVRGDINNYSLEKRYYTRNGEVVWALLVVSVVRHADGSPLYFIAQIEDINDLKQTEWVNKRLMERITLANEAGGIGIWEWDLEPDIISWDKRMFELYEIPPHIKPTWQLWHEAMVPEDRAHVEQVIRDSLMDRLPFKLEFRIRVKDGIRHIRSLANRVLDKQGEVERLLGINMDMTEVKQLNEALFQEKERLHITLDSIGEAVLCTDIDMNVTFMNPVAEKMSGWLQTEAIGQPILTVLHITFGENGPLMENIHSGDMSRSAIEQDVVLNCRTGGSFDIHYSITPLSTLDGQNIGSVLVIQDVTESRKMLRQLSYSASHDALTHLANRVSFENHLKRLLQTVQETRQRHALVFIDLDRFKAVNDTAGHAAGDALLRELSSLMLTMLRSSDVLARLGGDEFGLLLPDCNIESARYIAGRLIHAINNYHFMWEGRLHRIGASAGITLIDENNNQASEVMSQADIACYASKNNGRGVVTVYEPQQERIHSTRSMMSLDEQWHMIKDNHLMLIARSVASPRIPESCNFWLISLRLWTNQGEVQEEHAFRSSLAEPELLHALDRRIFSEFFRTYAAQVASKGMGVALPLSEAGLASVTLVDELLDLLDKGTLPGRLLHLVIAVDVVRNPDERVQQGLQKLRHAGCRVVLSQVGRDMNVFNHLSANMADYLMLDAEMVTNIHGNLMDEMMVAIIQGHAQRLRMKTLAGPSNQPIMMDTLSGIGIDFIYGDTIAEPQPLELLLNTSYFAIN from the coding sequence ATGAATAAACAATACCAGCGGGTTTTGGTTACTACCCCACATCCTTTATTACGACTTGTCTGTCTGGGCCTGGTCACCTTCATCTTTACGTTGTTCTCGCTGGAGCTCACCCGCTCCGGCACGCTGCTGGCTCCCCTCTGGTTTCCCACCGCCATTATGATGGTGGCGTTTTACCGCCACGCAGGAAAAATGTGGCCTGGCATTGCGCTGGCCTGTTCATTTGGCAATATTCTGGCCACCTGGATGCTCTTTTCCTGGGAGGCAACGAGCTTCACCTACCTCTCGATAAACCTGATTGAAGCCTTTATTGGCGCGGTCATACTCCGCAAATGGCTGCCCTGGTATAACCCATTACAAAACCTGGGTGACTGGATCCGTCTGGCGATCGGCAGTGCGCTGATACCACCGCTGGTGGGCGGGGTACTGGTGCATTTTCTGATCCCCAGCCCGGAACCACTTCGTACCTTCCTGGTCTGGGTGCTTTCTGAATCCATTGGCTCGCTGGCACTGGTTCCACTGGGTCTGCTCTTTAAGTCACACTATTTGCTTCGCCACCGCAATCCGAAGCTGCTGCTGGAAACCTTGCTGACGATGGCCGCCACCCTGACGCTAAGCTGGGTGGCCGTAACCTGGGTACCGTGGCCGTTTACCTGCGTCATCGTCCTGCTCATGTGGAGCGCCGTGCGTCTGCCGAGGATGGAAGCCTTCCTGGTGTTTTTAGTCACCGTGATGGTCATTTCGCTGATGATTGCCCGAAATCCCCTACCGCTGGCAACCCAGAATGCCAGCGCCATGCTGAATGCCCCCTGGCTGCCATTCCTGATGATGCTACTGCCAGCCAACGTCATGACGATGGTGATGTATGCATTTCGTGCCGAACGTAAGCATATAACCGAAAGCGAAGAGCGTTTCCGTAATGCAATGGAGTATTCCGCCATCGGTATGGCTCTGGTGGGGGTTGAAGGGCAGTGGCTACAGGCGAACAAAGCGCTGTGCAGTTTTCTTGGCTACAGCCAGAAAGAACTTCAGTCGCTCACCTTCCAGCAGCTCACGTGGCCGGAAGATTTAAATTCCGACCTGAAGCTGCTTGAACAGCTTGTGAGGGGGGATATCAATAACTACAGCCTTGAGAAACGCTATTACACCCGCAATGGCGAGGTCGTCTGGGCGCTGCTTGTTGTTTCAGTCGTACGCCATGCGGACGGCTCCCCACTCTACTTTATCGCCCAGATTGAAGACATTAACGATCTCAAGCAGACCGAGTGGGTCAACAAACGCCTGATGGAACGTATCACCCTTGCTAACGAAGCCGGTGGTATCGGGATTTGGGAGTGGGATCTGGAGCCTGACATCATCAGCTGGGATAAGCGGATGTTCGAGCTGTATGAAATTCCGCCGCATATCAAGCCGACGTGGCAACTCTGGCACGAGGCGATGGTGCCAGAAGACCGCGCCCACGTGGAACAGGTGATCCGCGACTCGCTGATGGACAGGCTGCCGTTTAAGCTTGAGTTTCGTATTCGCGTCAAGGACGGCATACGTCATATTCGTTCGCTGGCAAACCGGGTGCTGGATAAACAGGGCGAAGTTGAACGCTTGCTTGGCATCAATATGGACATGACCGAAGTTAAGCAGCTGAATGAAGCGCTGTTCCAGGAAAAAGAGCGTTTGCACATCACGCTCGACTCCATCGGTGAAGCGGTGTTGTGTACCGATATCGACATGAATGTCACCTTTATGAATCCCGTCGCCGAGAAGATGAGCGGCTGGCTGCAAACCGAGGCTATCGGGCAGCCGATCCTGACGGTGCTGCATATTACGTTTGGTGAGAATGGCCCACTGATGGAGAATATCCACAGCGGCGATATGTCCCGTTCTGCGATTGAACAGGATGTGGTGCTTAACTGTCGCACTGGCGGGAGCTTTGATATCCATTACAGTATCACTCCGCTCAGTACGCTGGACGGGCAAAATATTGGCTCGGTTCTGGTGATTCAGGATGTCACCGAGTCACGCAAAATGCTGCGTCAGCTGAGCTACAGCGCCTCCCACGATGCGCTCACCCATCTGGCAAACCGGGTCAGCTTCGAAAACCACCTTAAACGCCTGTTGCAGACCGTGCAGGAGACGCGCCAGCGTCATGCGCTGGTGTTTATCGATCTCGACCGCTTCAAAGCCGTTAACGATACCGCAGGCCATGCGGCGGGCGACGCCCTGCTCCGGGAACTCTCTTCGTTAATGCTGACCATGCTGCGCTCAAGCGACGTCCTGGCACGTCTGGGCGGCGACGAATTCGGGCTATTGCTGCCGGACTGCAATATCGAAAGCGCACGCTATATTGCAGGCCGTCTGATCCACGCCATCAACAATTACCACTTTATGTGGGAAGGACGTCTGCACCGCATTGGTGCCAGCGCCGGTATCACCCTGATTGATGAAAATAACAATCAGGCGTCGGAAGTGATGTCGCAGGCCGACATCGCCTGCTATGCCTCGAAAAACAACGGGCGTGGTGTCGTCACCGTTTACGAACCGCAGCAGGAGCGGATCCACAGCACGCGCAGCATGATGTCGCTTGATGAACAGTGGCATATGATCAAGGACAATCACCTGATGTTGATTGCCCGTAGCGTCGCCTCCCCGCGTATTCCGGAGAGCTGTAATTTCTGGCTGATCTCATTACGCCTGTGGACTAACCAGGGCGAAGTCCAGGAAGAGCACGCCTTCCGTTCGAGCCTGGCGGAGCCTGAACTGTTACACGCCCTCGACCGACGTATTTTTAGCGAGTTCTTCCGCACCTATGCCGCGCAGGTGGCCAGTAAAGGTATGGGAGTGGCACTGCCGCTTTCTGAAGCCGGTTTAGCCAGCGTCACGCTGGTCGACGAGTTGCTCGATCTTCTGGATAAAGGCACACTGCCGGGTCGTCTTCTGCATCTGGTTATTGCTGTCGACGTGGTACGTAACCCGGATGAGAGAGTCCAGCAGGGGCTGCAAAAGCTCCGTCATGCTGGCTGTCGCGTGGTGCTCAGCCAGGTAGGACGTGACATGAACGTCTTTAACCACCTGAGCGCCAATATGGCCGATTATCTGATGCTGGACGCAGAAATGGTGACGAACATACACGGCAATCTGATGGATGAAATGATGGTTGCCATTATTCAGGGCCATGCACAGCGGCTGAGGATGAAAACCCTCGCCGGGCCAAGCAACCAGCCGATCATGATGGATACCCTTTCCGGTATCGGCATTGACTTCATCTACGGCGACACCATCGCCGAACCACAGCCGCTGGAATTACTTCTGAATACCAGCTATTTCGCTATCAACTGA
- a CDS encoding 3-methyladenine DNA glycosylase 2 — translation MYTLTWQPPYDWQWMFGFLGVRAVAGVETVTDEYYERSFACEGHQGIFRVTPDIRTRTLEVTFSAGLTPVAQTCLERIGRLFDLACDPQQIQEALGELGAARPGLRLPGAMDAWEQGVRAILGQLVSVAMAAKLASRVVALCGKPVKDSPGYVCFPTPAALAAADPLALKALGMPVRRAESLIHLAQSVVDGTFPLFPPADIEECMKALQQRPGIGRWTANYLALRGWQAKDVFLPDDYLIKQRFAGMTPAQIRRYAQRWQPWRSYALLHIWYTDGWVPSVDSEIAGIQK, via the coding sequence ATGTATACCCTGACATGGCAACCCCCTTATGACTGGCAATGGATGTTTGGCTTTCTTGGCGTGCGTGCGGTAGCGGGCGTCGAAACTGTCACGGACGAATACTACGAACGCAGTTTTGCCTGTGAGGGACATCAGGGAATATTTCGCGTCACGCCGGATATCCGCACCCGTACGTTAGAGGTAACGTTCAGTGCGGGGCTGACGCCAGTTGCACAGACCTGCCTGGAGCGCATCGGACGTCTGTTCGATCTTGCCTGCGATCCGCAGCAAATTCAGGAGGCGCTGGGCGAACTCGGTGCTGCGCGGCCAGGCTTACGTTTACCGGGGGCAATGGATGCCTGGGAGCAGGGCGTGCGGGCGATTCTGGGGCAGCTGGTCAGCGTGGCGATGGCGGCGAAGCTGGCCTCGCGTGTTGTGGCGCTGTGTGGCAAACCGGTTAAGGATTCTCCGGGCTATGTCTGCTTCCCGACACCGGCAGCGCTGGCGGCGGCCGACCCACTGGCGTTGAAAGCTCTCGGGATGCCGGTCAGGCGGGCGGAGTCGTTGATTCATCTGGCGCAGTCCGTGGTCGACGGAACGTTTCCGCTTTTCCCGCCTGCGGATATTGAAGAATGCATGAAGGCGTTACAACAGCGGCCGGGGATTGGGCGCTGGACGGCAAACTACCTTGCCCTGCGCGGCTGGCAGGCGAAAGATGTTTTCCTGCCGGATGATTATCTGATTAAACAGCGCTTCGCCGGAATGACCCCGGCGCAGATCCGTCGATACGCCCAGCGCTGGCAGCCGTGGCGCTCTTACGCGCTGCTGCACATCTGGTATACCGACGGTTGGGTACCGTCAGTTGATAGCGAAATAGCTGGTATTCAGAAGTAA
- a CDS encoding molecular chaperone: MFIGFDYGTANCSVAVMQNGQPQLLKMEKESTLLPSMLCAPTREAVSEWLFRHHQVPANAAETQALLRRAVSFNREEDIDVTPSSVQFGLSSLGHYIDDPEEVYFVKSPKSFLGASGLKPQQVAVFEDLVCAMMLHIRNQAQTQVSDAITQAVIGRPINFQGLGGDDANQQAQGILERAAHRAGFRDVVFQYEPVAAGLDFEATLTEEKRVLVVDIGGGTTDCSLLLMGPQWHSRRDRENSLLGHSGCRVGGNDLDIALAFRSLMPLLGMGGQTEKGIALPILPWWNAIAINDVPAQSDFYSTANGRYLNDLVRDAQDADKVALLYKVWRQRLSYRVVRTAEESKIALSNRPEHAVSLPFIRDELATAISQEGLETALTQPLQRILEQVQLALENGKEKPDIIYLTGGSARSPLIKKALAEQLPGIPIAGGDDFGSVTAGLARWAQVVFS, encoded by the coding sequence GTGTTTATTGGATTTGACTACGGTACGGCAAACTGTTCGGTTGCGGTTATGCAAAACGGGCAACCACAGCTCCTGAAAATGGAAAAAGAGAGCACGCTGCTGCCGTCAATGCTCTGCGCACCCACGCGCGAAGCGGTCAGCGAATGGCTGTTTCGCCATCATCAGGTTCCGGCCAATGCCGCAGAAACCCAGGCGTTGCTACGCCGGGCTGTCAGTTTTAACCGCGAGGAAGACATCGACGTTACGCCTTCCAGCGTGCAGTTTGGTCTTTCTTCGCTCGGACATTACATTGACGACCCGGAAGAGGTTTACTTCGTTAAATCACCGAAGTCCTTCCTGGGTGCCAGCGGCCTGAAGCCACAGCAGGTGGCAGTGTTTGAAGATCTGGTGTGCGCCATGATGCTGCACATCCGTAATCAGGCACAGACGCAGGTTTCCGATGCAATCACTCAGGCAGTTATTGGCCGCCCGATCAACTTCCAGGGGCTGGGTGGTGACGACGCTAACCAACAGGCACAGGGGATCCTTGAGCGTGCCGCGCACCGTGCAGGTTTCCGTGATGTGGTGTTCCAGTATGAACCGGTTGCTGCGGGGCTGGATTTTGAAGCCACGCTGACGGAAGAAAAACGCGTGCTGGTCGTGGATATCGGCGGCGGTACAACGGACTGCTCGCTGCTGTTGATGGGGCCACAATGGCACTCGCGTCGCGACCGTGAAAACAGCCTGCTGGGACACAGTGGTTGCCGCGTGGGTGGTAACGATCTGGATATCGCCCTGGCGTTCAGGAGCCTGATGCCGCTGCTTGGCATGGGTGGACAAACGGAAAAAGGGATCGCCCTGCCGATCCTGCCGTGGTGGAACGCTATCGCCATCAACGATGTTCCCGCGCAAAGTGATTTTTACAGCACCGCCAACGGTCGCTACCTGAATGACCTGGTGCGCGATGCCCAGGACGCCGACAAAGTCGCGCTGCTGTACAAAGTGTGGCGTCAGCGTCTGAGCTACCGCGTGGTGCGCACCGCTGAAGAGAGCAAAATTGCCCTCTCCAACCGTCCTGAACATGCGGTATCGTTACCGTTTATCCGCGACGAGCTGGCAACCGCGATTTCACAGGAAGGGCTGGAAACAGCACTCACCCAGCCTCTGCAGCGTATTCTGGAGCAGGTTCAACTGGCCCTGGAGAACGGTAAAGAGAAGCCGGATATCATTTACCTGACCGGCGGTAGCGCCCGTTCGCCGCTGATCAAGAAAGCGCTGGCGGAACAACTGCCGGGGATCCCGATTGCCGGGGGCGATGACTTCGGCTCGGTAACCGCAGGGCTTGCCCGCTGGGCGCAGGTAGTGTTTAGCTAG
- the mdtA gene encoding multidrug resistance protein MdtA, producing MKGRNKSRWAIAAGIIVVVLAAAWYWHSQSAEPTSTASASNPPQRSASGGRHGMRSGALAPVQAATAVSKAVPRYLTGLGTITAAKTVTVRSRVDGQLMALHFQEGQQVNAGDLLAEIDPSQFKVTLAQAQGQLAKDKATLANAQRDLARYQQLVKTNLVSRQELDTQQSLVSESQGTIKADEATVASAQLQLDWSRITAPISGRVGLKQVDIGNQISSGDTTGIVVITQTHPIDLVFTLPESDIATVVQAQKTGQALVVEAWDRTNKQKLSEGSLLSLDNQIDTTTGTIKLKARFNNQDDALFPNQFVNARMLVATEENAVVIPTAALQMGNEGNFVWVLNSDNNVSKHLVKAGLQDSQTVVISAGIAVGDRVVTDGIDRLTEGAKVDVVEAHGSTASDAAPTKREHKKQGAAS from the coding sequence ATGAAAGGCCGTAACAAATCCCGCTGGGCAATCGCCGCTGGCATCATTGTGGTGGTTCTTGCCGCCGCCTGGTACTGGCACAGTCAATCCGCTGAACCAACGTCAACCGCAAGTGCCAGTAACCCACCACAGCGCTCTGCGAGCGGTGGTCGTCACGGTATGCGCAGTGGTGCTCTGGCTCCGGTTCAGGCCGCGACGGCGGTGAGCAAAGCGGTACCCCGTTATCTCACAGGCCTGGGAACCATCACGGCGGCAAAGACCGTGACGGTACGCAGCCGCGTCGACGGTCAACTGATGGCGCTTCATTTCCAGGAGGGGCAGCAGGTCAACGCCGGTGATTTACTGGCGGAAATCGACCCGAGCCAGTTTAAGGTTACCCTCGCTCAGGCGCAGGGACAGCTCGCCAAAGATAAAGCCACGCTCGCCAACGCCCAGCGTGATTTAGCCCGCTATCAGCAACTGGTAAAAACCAATCTCGTGTCGCGCCAGGAGCTGGATACCCAGCAGTCTCTGGTCAGCGAATCCCAGGGCACGATAAAAGCCGATGAAGCCACCGTTGCCAGCGCGCAGCTACAGCTCGACTGGAGCCGTATTACCGCGCCGATTAGCGGACGCGTCGGCCTGAAACAGGTGGATATCGGCAACCAGATCTCCAGTGGCGATACCACCGGGATCGTGGTCATTACGCAAACTCATCCTATCGATCTTGTTTTTACCCTGCCGGAGAGTGATATCGCCACCGTCGTGCAGGCGCAAAAAACCGGGCAAGCGCTGGTGGTGGAAGCCTGGGATCGCACCAACAAGCAGAAACTCAGCGAAGGTTCCCTGCTGAGCCTCGATAACCAGATCGACACCACCACCGGCACCATCAAGCTGAAAGCGCGCTTTAACAACCAGGATGATGCCCTCTTCCCGAACCAGTTTGTGAATGCGCGGATGCTGGTTGCCACCGAGGAAAACGCGGTGGTGATCCCAACGGCTGCACTACAGATGGGTAACGAAGGTAACTTTGTCTGGGTGCTAAACAGTGACAACAACGTCAGCAAGCATCTGGTGAAAGCCGGGCTTCAGGACAGCCAGACGGTGGTGATCAGCGCCGGGATTGCCGTGGGCGACCGCGTGGTGACCGACGGCATAGACCGCCTGACCGAAGGGGCAAAAGTCGACGTTGTTGAAGCACACGGCAGCACCGCATCAGACGCTGCACCCACGAAGCGGGAGCATAAGAAACAGGGAGCGGCCTCCTGA